In Candidatus Roseilinea sp., one DNA window encodes the following:
- a CDS encoding asparagine synthetase B encodes MCGLTGFWDPIPDADAMQAVVRRMTKILTHRGPNDDGVWVDEVAGLALGHRRLSILDLSPTGHQPMVSASGRLVIAFNGEIYNHLELRQQLEATGAVPYWRGHSDTETLLAAFEAWGVEQTLKRAVGMFALALWDRQERVLTLARDRMGEKPLYYGWVNSALVFASELKAIRAYPNFDNAIERRALTLYMRYNYIPAPWSIYERIWKLPPGCWVRFSQEDIALHRRDRGLLTAYWSLRQVAEAGLAAPFTGSEVEAADALEELLRHVVVGQMIADVPLGALLSGGIDSSTIVAIMQSQSERPVKTFTIGFYEDEYDESRHARAVARHLGTEHTEWCVTSQDALEVIPRLPWLYDEPFADSSQIPTHLVCQLARRQVTVALSGDGGDELFGGYSRYLLLMSRWRRLSRLPFALRHLAAGATRALFPVAWNQIYRLVEPLWPAHWRMRLSGDKLHRAAGLLNAPHPEDIYLHLISYWSDPTAVVMGAQEPPSTPTMPGAWLDCPDVEQRMMYLDAITYLPDDILVKVDRAAMGVSLETRAPLLDHRLVEFAWRLPPCMKIRERQGKRVLRQVLYRYVPKVLIERPKMGFGSPIDHWLRGPLREWGEDLLSETRLRQEGVLDYALIRRTWQEHLSGQRNWQYHLWGVLMWEAWREAVSVGSDPLPK; translated from the coding sequence ATGTGTGGCCTAACCGGCTTCTGGGATCCTATACCTGACGCCGATGCCATGCAGGCAGTCGTGCGCCGCATGACCAAAATCCTTACTCATCGCGGTCCTAATGATGACGGGGTTTGGGTGGATGAAGTGGCTGGCCTGGCCCTAGGGCATCGGCGCTTGTCCATCCTTGACCTGTCGCCGACTGGGCATCAGCCCATGGTGTCGGCCTCAGGGCGCTTGGTCATTGCTTTCAACGGGGAAATTTATAACCACCTTGAGTTGCGGCAACAGCTAGAAGCAACAGGCGCTGTCCCCTATTGGCGGGGTCATTCAGATACGGAAACGCTGTTGGCAGCGTTTGAGGCCTGGGGTGTTGAGCAAACTCTGAAGAGAGCTGTGGGAATGTTTGCGCTAGCGCTGTGGGATCGCCAAGAACGAGTGCTGACCCTGGCGCGCGATCGCATGGGGGAAAAGCCCCTCTACTATGGCTGGGTCAATAGCGCGCTGGTATTCGCCTCAGAGCTTAAGGCTATCCGAGCCTATCCAAACTTCGACAATGCCATTGAGCGGCGCGCATTGACCCTCTATATGCGTTACAACTACATCCCTGCGCCCTGGAGCATTTACGAGCGTATCTGGAAGCTGCCCCCTGGCTGCTGGGTGCGATTTTCACAGGAAGACATTGCGCTGCATCGTCGTGACCGTGGCCTGCTGACTGCATACTGGTCTTTGCGGCAGGTAGCCGAAGCCGGTTTGGCCGCCCCTTTTACTGGCTCGGAAGTGGAAGCGGCGGACGCTCTCGAGGAACTGCTCAGACACGTTGTGGTTGGACAGATGATTGCAGATGTGCCTCTCGGAGCTTTGCTCTCTGGAGGGATTGATTCCTCAACAATTGTGGCCATCATGCAGTCCCAGTCCGAGCGGCCAGTCAAGACTTTCACCATCGGCTTCTACGAGGATGAATACGACGAGTCCAGGCACGCCAGAGCTGTAGCCCGGCATCTGGGCACGGAACACACTGAATGGTGCGTTACCTCACAGGATGCTCTTGAGGTTATTCCCAGGTTGCCCTGGCTATATGACGAGCCGTTTGCTGATTCTTCCCAGATTCCCACCCACTTGGTCTGCCAACTCGCTCGCCGGCAAGTGACCGTAGCGCTTTCCGGCGATGGCGGCGACGAGCTCTTTGGGGGCTACTCACGATATCTTTTGCTCATGAGCCGATGGCGTCGTTTATCTCGGTTACCCTTCGCGTTGCGACATCTGGCTGCAGGTGCGACAAGAGCGCTGTTCCCTGTTGCCTGGAACCAGATTTATCGTCTTGTGGAGCCTCTCTGGCCGGCCCATTGGCGTATGCGGCTCTCCGGCGATAAGCTGCACAGGGCGGCAGGGTTGTTGAACGCGCCTCATCCAGAAGACATTTACCTGCATTTGATCTCCTATTGGTCGGATCCGACAGCAGTCGTAATGGGAGCACAAGAGCCGCCGAGCACGCCAACCATGCCTGGTGCATGGCTCGATTGCCCTGACGTTGAGCAGCGAATGATGTATCTAGATGCCATTACCTATCTCCCCGACGATATTTTGGTCAAAGTGGATCGGGCGGCAATGGGAGTTAGTCTTGAAACCCGTGCACCTCTGCTCGACCACCGGTTAGTGGAATTTGCCTGGCGCCTGCCACCCTGTATGAAAATTCGAGAAAGGCAAGGCAAAAGAGTACTGCGCCAGGTGCTCTATCGCTATGTGCCAAAAGTGCTGATCGAACGACCCAAGATGGGGTTTGGCTCGCCTATTGACCACTGGCTGCGCGGACCGTTGCGGGAGTGGGGCGAAGATCTGTTGTCTGAGACCCGACTACGACAAGAGGGTGTCTTAGACTACGCGCTAATTCGACGCACGTGGCAAGAGCACTTGTCCGGGCAGCGTAATTGGCAGTATCACCTGTGGGGGGTATTGATGTGGGAAGCC